One genomic window of Camelina sativa cultivar DH55 chromosome 5, Cs, whole genome shotgun sequence includes the following:
- the LOC104785117 gene encoding uncharacterized protein LOC104785117, with translation MTTINSGECIGSEQTSITRVESAEDSLKIDSLPLVKNEDSVEEMISPKKQVKSSPFTSLSEKDGEIIHSDSIEVSFSETSLEVTEAMDVEYPGVDETGSTFLEENKVGEELKQSKEVSEISIKGDQFGDDVRKIEDVVETDGCVVSISDAKGSLNFEKKKKGQDSDVQMLLEAEKRRLLAEIEGGTIFNKKVDVDTLAKASEVHKMEKNGKGSKEKHEKVERVRVKDNAFVGRSVNIDLVDDTALFDVVPFYKKGKDHPKRPGTDKDAPRKHKKVAGEKPIEKGNASSKVSDFRNWGDLNGKQSRIMYSRKQMESMRYAHIADQKKLWSDMYAKLLPELATEYEGLVYLKNYKSSKSNPRESGISILGTEEDSVEKETEDNDDYNSILRPAFAVDGEPDFESGPPEDGLEYLRRVRWEAKRIPNVKVADLIDGSKYIQKEQSVYMPQIPEISKCPEHLLPVKEWEDLLLSDFSHLRLALLQTDNICEDEVMSPSESLDEVLMEIFKKRLHTDTDESLGEVVSEIEGMDSVTRVSKLRKQICLVEKESGLKSSDCKWVLALCASVDTPLDADTCACLRALVRKCASLRALEVVDEQVITMANMLITIAGKYFGQME, from the exons ATGACGACGATTAATTCCGGTGAATGTATTGGGTCGGAGCAAACTTCGATTACTCGGGTTGAATCTGCAGAAGACTCGCTAAAGATCGATTCTTTACCGCTAGTAAAGAACGAAGACTCTGTTGAAGAGATGATAAGCCCAAAGAAGCAAGTAAAGTCTTCGCCTTTTACTTCTCTTTCcgagaaagatggagaaatcatcCATTCGGATTCTATTGAAGTTTCTTTCTCCGAAACGAGTCTTGAAGTTACCGAGGCGATGGATGTGGAGTATCCTGGAGTCGATGAAACTGGTTCAACGTTTCTTGAAGAGAATAAGGTTGGTGAGGAACTGAAACAGAGTAAGGAAGTATCTGAGATTTCTATAAAAGGCGATCAATTTGGAGATGATGTGCGCAAGATAGAAGATGTTGTTGAGACTGATGGGTGCGTTGTTTCTATCTCTGATGCGAAAGGAAGTTTGAactttgagaagaagaagaagggacaaGATTCTGATGTTCAGATGCTTTTGgaggctgagaagagaagaTTGTTGGCTGAAATCGAAGGTGGGACAATTTTTAACAAGAAGGTTGATGTGGACACGCTCGCTAAGGCTTCTGAGGTTCATAAGATGGAGAAGAATGGGAAGGGATCTAAAGAAAAGCATGAGAAGGTGGAAAGAGTGAGGGTTAAGGATAATGCTTTTGTTGGGAGATCTGTGAATATCGATTTGGTTGATGATACTGCGTTGTTTGATGTTGTTCCTTTCTACAAGAAAGGTAAAGATCATCCTAAAAGACCAGGAACTGATAAGGATGCACCAAGAAAGCATAAGAAGGTTGCAGGGGAGAAACCAATTGAAAAGGGAAATGCTTCAAGTAAAGTTTCTGACTTTCGTAACTGGGGAGATTTGAATGGGAAGCAGTCGCGCATTATGTACTCTAGGAAGCAAATGGAGTCGATGAGGTATGCCCACATTGCGGATCAGAAGAAACTGTGGAGTGACATGTATGCTAAGCTCCTACCTGAGCTGGCTACTGAGTACGAAGGTTTAGTTTATTTGAAGAATTACAAGAGTTCAAAGTCTAATCCGAGAGAGAGTGGCATCAGTATCCTCG GCACCGAAGAAGATTCTGTTGAGAAAGAGACTGAAGATAATGACGATTACAATAGCATTTTGAGGCCTGCGTTTGCGGTGGATGGAGAACCTGATTTTGAGTCTGGACCACCAGAAGATGGGCTTGAATATTTAAGACGAGTCAG GTGGGAGGCTAAGCGAATTCCAAACGTAAAAGTAGCCGATCTGATCGATGGAAGCAAGTACATACAGAAAGAGCAGAGTGTTTACATGCCACAAATTCCTGAAATCAGCAAATGCCCAGAGCACCTTTTGCCAGTGAAGGAATGGGAGGACTTGTTGCTTTCCGACTTCTCACACCTTCGCTTG gCTTTATTGCAAACTGACAACATATGCGAGGATGAAGTAATGTCGCCGAGTGAGTCTTTAGATGAGGTGCTTATGGAGATATTCAAAAAGCGTCTCCACACAGACACTGATGAGTCACTTGGTGAGGTGGTTTCAGAGATAGAGGGAATGGACTCAGTGACACGGGTATCAAAGCTGAGAAAGCAGATATGTTTGGTTGAGAAAGAGAGCGGATTGAAGAGTAGTGACTGCAAATGGGTATTAGCATTATGTGCATCAGTGGACACTCCTTTGGATGCTGATACTTGTGCTTGTCTCAGAGCTCTTGTGAGAAAGTGTGCGAGTCTTCGTGCATTGGAGGTTGTAGACGAACAAGTCATCACCATGGCAAATATGCTCATCACCATCGCAGGCAAATATTTTGGCCAAATGGAATAA